A genomic region of Gemmata massiliana contains the following coding sequences:
- a CDS encoding sugar phosphate isomerase/epimerase family protein, giving the protein MPLRISAFPKCYLEAIAGHRSMTVFEWIEMAKSLDCDGLEMYEGFFTSLEPGYLDSVGDAIRATGRAMPMLCCSPDFTNPDADARKRAIDKEIEMVRVTRRLGGPRTVCRVLSGPRYPDVAREQGLAWVIECITAVLPVARECDVILGLENHYKDGFWKYPEFAQKKDVFLDLVNAIPDRTHFGVQYDPSNAVVAGDDPIELLRAVADRVVSMHASDRYLTDGATLDDLRAADGSIGYFDKLRHGVTGKGLNDFDAIFRILAEHNYRGWVSIEDGMNGMGEMAESLAFLRNITAKYFP; this is encoded by the coding sequence ATGCCGCTCCGCATTTCCGCGTTCCCCAAGTGCTACCTCGAAGCGATCGCCGGCCACCGGAGCATGACCGTCTTCGAGTGGATCGAAATGGCCAAGTCGCTCGACTGCGACGGCCTGGAGATGTACGAGGGGTTCTTCACCAGTCTCGAACCGGGCTACCTCGATTCCGTGGGCGACGCGATCCGCGCGACCGGTCGCGCGATGCCCATGCTCTGCTGCTCCCCGGACTTCACCAACCCCGACGCGGACGCCCGGAAACGCGCCATCGACAAAGAAATCGAGATGGTCCGCGTGACGCGGCGGCTCGGCGGCCCCCGAACCGTGTGCCGCGTCCTCAGTGGCCCGCGCTACCCGGACGTCGCGCGCGAGCAGGGGCTCGCGTGGGTGATCGAGTGCATCACCGCGGTGCTTCCCGTCGCGCGCGAGTGCGATGTGATTCTCGGACTGGAGAACCACTACAAGGACGGGTTCTGGAAATACCCCGAGTTCGCGCAGAAGAAGGACGTGTTCCTCGACCTGGTGAACGCGATCCCGGATCGGACGCACTTCGGCGTGCAGTACGACCCGTCGAACGCGGTCGTGGCGGGGGACGATCCCATCGAACTACTCCGGGCCGTTGCGGACCGTGTGGTGAGCATGCATGCGAGCGACCGGTACCTCACGGACGGCGCCACGCTGGACGACCTCCGCGCCGCGGACGGCAGCATCGGCTATTTCGACAAGCTCCGCCACGGCGTCACGGGTAAGGGGCTGAACGATTTCGACGCGATCTTCCGCATTCTCGCGGAGCACAACTACCGCGGGTGGGTGAGCATCGAAGACGGCATGAACGGCATGGGCGAGATGGCCGAATCGCTCGCGTTCTTGCGGAACATCACCGCGAAGTATTTCCCGTAG
- a CDS encoding 2-hydroxyacid dehydrogenase, which yields MPLPRVLADLPVSSAVLELLGGRVDLVPWNATGRVDAIYTYGHPTVDAAMMDRFAGVKVISNFGVGVDHIDVKAATERNIPVGNTPGILDGATADLAFALILGAGRRIVEGDRYARGPDFTRYDPSFMLGREVHGSTLGVFGMGRIGRQVAMRANGFGMKVLYHNRNRSDEAEVALKARYATKDELLAASDFVVLTVPLTSETRGFIGRAELAKMKPTATLVNVARGAVVDKDALTESLSAKRIFAAALDVTDPEPLPRDHPLLKLDNVIITPHLGSATEETRRRMAELSVVNLFAGLEGKELPFRVR from the coding sequence ATGCCTCTTCCCCGCGTGCTCGCCGATCTTCCGGTGTCATCGGCCGTGCTGGAACTGCTCGGCGGGCGCGTCGATCTCGTGCCCTGGAACGCGACCGGGCGCGTGGACGCGATCTACACCTACGGTCACCCGACCGTCGACGCGGCGATGATGGACCGCTTCGCGGGGGTGAAGGTCATCAGCAACTTCGGAGTGGGCGTCGATCACATTGATGTGAAGGCGGCGACCGAGCGCAATATTCCCGTCGGGAACACCCCTGGCATCCTCGATGGTGCGACAGCGGACCTCGCGTTCGCGCTCATTCTCGGGGCTGGTCGGCGCATTGTGGAGGGCGACCGCTACGCACGCGGACCGGATTTCACGCGGTACGACCCGTCGTTCATGCTCGGGCGCGAGGTTCACGGGAGCACACTCGGGGTGTTCGGGATGGGGCGTATCGGTCGGCAGGTCGCGATGCGCGCGAACGGTTTTGGGATGAAGGTGCTGTATCACAACCGCAACCGGAGCGACGAGGCCGAAGTCGCGCTAAAGGCTCGGTACGCGACGAAGGACGAACTACTCGCGGCTTCGGACTTCGTGGTACTGACGGTGCCACTCACTTCTGAAACGCGCGGGTTCATCGGCCGAGCCGAACTCGCGAAGATGAAGCCCACCGCGACGCTGGTGAACGTCGCGCGGGGGGCCGTTGTTGATAAAGACGCCCTCACGGAATCGCTGTCGGCGAAACGCATCTTCGCGGCGGCCCTGGACGTAACCGACCCGGAACCGCTGCCGCGCGACCACCCGCTCCTGAAGCTCGATAACGTCATCATCACCCCGCACCTCGGAAGCGCGACCGAAGAAACGCGCCGGCGCATGGCGGAACTGTCGGTCGTGAACCTGTTCGCAGGGCTGGAGGGTAAGGAGCTGCCGTTCCGCGTGCGGTGA
- a CDS encoding PIG-L deacetylase family protein: MRLLLSLALLSAAFAIPTAPVHAADPPAKLRIIVFGAHPDDAELKAGGTAAKWAKLGHEVKMVSVTNGDIGHWKEAGGPLAKRRLAEVQKADKVLGVACEVLDIHDGELEPNLENRKKITRLIRDWKADIVVAHRPWDYHPDHRYVGVLVQDAAYMVAVPHFCPDSPPLKGNPLFLYASDNFQKPYRFKADIVVALDDVIETKFDALHELESQVYEGGALGTEEAFRLVPKGDAARKAWFRKDHYWSKRDAEVADKYRDELVTFYGAERGKKVKFAEAFEVCEYGRRVNTEQIKKLFPFYE, encoded by the coding sequence ATGCGGTTACTTCTCTCCCTCGCGCTGCTCTCGGCCGCGTTCGCGATCCCAACCGCACCGGTTCACGCGGCCGACCCGCCCGCGAAGCTCCGGATCATCGTGTTCGGCGCGCACCCGGACGACGCGGAACTGAAGGCCGGAGGTACGGCCGCAAAGTGGGCGAAACTCGGCCACGAGGTGAAGATGGTGTCCGTCACCAACGGCGACATCGGGCACTGGAAAGAGGCGGGCGGGCCGCTCGCGAAGCGCCGACTCGCGGAGGTGCAGAAGGCGGACAAGGTTCTGGGCGTCGCGTGCGAGGTGCTCGACATTCACGACGGGGAACTCGAACCGAACCTGGAGAACCGCAAGAAGATTACGCGGCTCATTCGCGACTGGAAGGCGGACATCGTCGTTGCCCACCGCCCGTGGGATTATCACCCCGACCACCGCTACGTCGGCGTGCTCGTGCAGGACGCCGCGTACATGGTCGCGGTGCCGCACTTCTGCCCCGATTCGCCGCCGCTGAAGGGCAACCCGCTGTTCCTCTACGCGAGCGACAACTTCCAGAAGCCGTACCGCTTCAAAGCCGATATCGTGGTGGCGCTCGACGACGTGATCGAAACGAAGTTCGACGCGCTGCACGAACTCGAATCGCAAGTGTACGAGGGCGGGGCGCTGGGCACCGAGGAGGCGTTCCGGTTGGTGCCCAAGGGCGATGCGGCGCGTAAAGCGTGGTTCCGCAAGGACCACTATTGGAGCAAGCGCGACGCGGAAGTGGCCGACAAGTACCGCGACGAGCTTGTAACCTTCTACGGCGCGGAGAGGGGGAAGAAGGTGAAGTTCGCGGAGGCGTTCGAGGTGTGCGAGTACGGCCGCCGCGTCAACACGGAGCAGATCAAGAAACTGTTCCCGTTCTACGAGTGA
- a CDS encoding DUF1592 domain-containing protein, producing MTSSLPKFGPAVVALLAFVPFANAQEKSGEVIYRQMCAKCHGAKGEGGKSYPIPLIGDKSVAQLAQVIDLTMPDGAPELLDAAGSKRVAEYMHDAFYSPNAQAKLNPPRVELSRLTVKQYRNSIADVISSFRGQPKPEDKQGLRGEYFNARGFQGNKRLIDRTDAEVKFDFGKEGPAVAPDAKEKFDPHTFCIKWEGSVWAPETGMYEFVVRTDHALRLWVNDNRKAAIDAWVKSGTDTEFKVNVFLLAGRAYPIRLEFSKAKQGVDDSKTNPNPPVKPAFVSLNWKRPGRAIEVISAKHLTPQRFPEVAVIEAPFPPDDRSFGWERGTTVSKEWEAATTEGALETATYITAKLPELSGAQPNSTDRVVKTKAFCRTFAERALRHPLTEPEKALYIDRQFEAAGDDVQLAVKRVVLIVLKSPRFLYPDAAGAPEQYAVASRLAFELWDSPPDKELLDAAAANKLGTRAEIAKHAERMLNDPRAKAKFRDFLLAWLKLDQAKELPKDAKRFPDFDAALASDLRTSLELFLDDMVGSPNADFRQLFLNEETYLNGRLAKFYGAKLPPDAPFQKVKLEADKRSGVVTHPYVLSSLAYTGETSPIHRGVFVGRGLLGIGIKPPMEAFTPLAPDLHPSLTTRERVLLQTKAPACAGCHTIMNPLGFALENFDAVGRFREQDNKKTVDASGSYDTRAGTTTKFTGAKELAKFLAASEETQYAFAQQAFHYFVKQPVRAYGLAKPEELRKIFADNGLNVRKLVVEIAVIGAMPPKNEKPPK from the coding sequence ATGACCTCCTCCCTGCCGAAGTTCGGCCCGGCCGTCGTCGCGCTGCTCGCCTTCGTTCCATTCGCGAACGCCCAAGAGAAAAGCGGCGAGGTGATCTACCGGCAGATGTGCGCGAAGTGCCACGGCGCGAAGGGCGAGGGGGGCAAAAGCTACCCGATACCGCTCATCGGTGACAAATCGGTCGCGCAGCTCGCGCAAGTGATCGACCTCACCATGCCCGACGGCGCGCCGGAACTACTCGACGCCGCGGGGTCGAAGCGCGTCGCTGAGTACATGCACGACGCCTTCTACTCTCCCAACGCGCAAGCGAAACTGAATCCGCCGCGTGTGGAGTTATCGCGCCTCACGGTCAAGCAGTACCGCAACAGCATCGCGGACGTCATCAGCAGCTTCCGGGGGCAGCCGAAGCCGGAAGACAAGCAAGGGCTTCGGGGCGAATACTTCAACGCCCGCGGGTTCCAGGGCAACAAGCGCCTGATCGACCGCACCGACGCCGAAGTGAAGTTCGACTTCGGCAAAGAGGGACCGGCCGTGGCCCCGGACGCGAAGGAAAAGTTCGACCCGCACACGTTCTGCATCAAGTGGGAAGGCTCGGTGTGGGCGCCCGAAACCGGGATGTACGAATTCGTTGTGCGCACCGACCACGCGCTGCGGTTGTGGGTCAACGACAACCGCAAAGCCGCCATCGATGCCTGGGTGAAGTCCGGTACCGACACCGAATTCAAGGTGAACGTGTTCCTCCTCGCCGGGCGTGCGTACCCGATCCGGCTGGAGTTCTCGAAGGCTAAACAGGGCGTCGACGACTCGAAAACGAATCCGAACCCGCCCGTTAAACCCGCATTCGTCTCGCTCAACTGGAAGCGCCCCGGGCGCGCGATCGAGGTGATCTCCGCGAAGCACCTTACCCCGCAGAGATTCCCAGAAGTCGCGGTAATTGAAGCGCCGTTCCCGCCCGACGACCGCAGTTTCGGCTGGGAACGCGGCACCACAGTCTCGAAGGAATGGGAAGCCGCGACCACCGAAGGGGCACTCGAAACGGCCACGTACATTACCGCGAAGTTGCCCGAGTTGAGCGGCGCGCAACCCAATTCGACCGACCGAGTTGTGAAGACCAAAGCGTTTTGCCGGACGTTCGCAGAGCGTGCGCTGCGACACCCACTGACGGAACCCGAGAAAGCCCTGTACATCGACCGGCAATTTGAAGCGGCCGGCGACGATGTGCAGCTCGCGGTGAAGCGCGTCGTTCTGATCGTGCTGAAATCGCCCCGCTTCCTCTACCCCGATGCGGCCGGGGCGCCCGAACAATACGCGGTCGCATCCCGGCTCGCGTTCGAGTTGTGGGACTCGCCGCCCGACAAGGAACTGCTCGACGCGGCCGCCGCAAACAAGTTGGGCACGCGAGCCGAAATCGCCAAGCACGCCGAGCGCATGCTGAACGATCCGCGTGCGAAGGCCAAGTTCCGCGACTTCCTGCTCGCCTGGCTGAAACTCGATCAGGCCAAAGAACTTCCGAAAGACGCGAAGCGGTTCCCCGATTTCGACGCGGCCCTCGCGTCCGACCTCCGCACGTCACTGGAACTGTTCCTAGATGACATGGTGGGAAGCCCCAACGCCGACTTCCGCCAACTCTTCCTCAACGAAGAAACGTACCTCAACGGCCGGCTCGCGAAGTTTTACGGCGCGAAGCTTCCGCCGGACGCGCCCTTCCAGAAGGTGAAGCTCGAAGCCGATAAGCGGTCCGGCGTTGTTACTCACCCCTACGTTCTCTCGTCGCTCGCGTACACGGGGGAAACGTCGCCGATCCACCGCGGTGTGTTCGTTGGGCGCGGGCTACTCGGCATCGGCATCAAGCCACCGATGGAAGCGTTCACGCCCCTCGCGCCGGACCTGCACCCGAGTCTGACCACCCGCGAGCGCGTCCTGTTGCAAACCAAGGCGCCCGCGTGCGCCGGGTGCCACACCATCATGAACCCGCTCGGGTTCGCGCTGGAAAACTTCGACGCGGTCGGCCGGTTCCGCGAGCAGGACAACAAAAAGACCGTGGATGCGAGCGGCAGCTACGACACGCGGGCCGGAACCACGACCAAGTTCACCGGCGCAAAGGAACTGGCGAAGTTCCTCGCCGCGAGCGAAGAAACTCAGTACGCCTTCGCGCAGCAAGCGTTCCACTACTTCGTGAAGCAACCCGTCCGGGCTTATGGGCTTGCGAAGCCCGAAGAATTGCGGAAAATATTTGCCGATAACGGCCTGAATGTGCGAAAACTGGTAGTGGAGATTGCCGTAATCGGTGCTATGCCTCCCAAGAACGAGAAACCGCCGAAATAG
- a CDS encoding DUF1552 domain-containing protein produces the protein MSLTRTRREFVRDLGISAAAVPFLLNLPSLSFANQAKRKQRIVFIFSPNGIVPKSFWPDEEGAKFTLKEILTPLEPFKDKMLTLHGVCDRIRGDGDGHMRGIGCLLTGIELYPGNVQGGSDTPAGWAKGISIDQEIKNFLQKDAATKTRFGSLEMGVMVPDRADTWTRWSYAGANKPITPIDDPYQMFNKLYGRAKDNEALASVLDDIKDDLKKVGDKVGAADKRLLDEHAAFVRDMEKELKEQKAAANVGHAVPKLEAGMKKDNDNMPKISKAQIDLLVNSFAADFARVASYQITNSVGGARMKWLGVEEGHHELSHEPDTNEKAQEKLVKINKWYCEQVAYLAKRLAETPEPGGTGSLLDNTLIVWTNELGKGNSHTMDNIPFVMVGGGLDYKMGRSLKFNKVAHNRLLMSLAHGFGHNIKTFGNPNHCAAGALTGLV, from the coding sequence ATGTCCCTCACCCGCACCCGGCGCGAGTTCGTGCGCGACCTCGGCATCAGCGCCGCGGCCGTGCCGTTCCTGCTGAACCTGCCGAGCCTCAGCTTCGCGAACCAGGCCAAGCGGAAGCAGCGGATCGTCTTCATCTTCAGCCCGAACGGGATCGTACCCAAGTCGTTCTGGCCGGACGAAGAGGGGGCGAAGTTCACGCTCAAAGAGATCCTCACGCCGCTCGAACCGTTCAAGGACAAGATGCTCACGCTGCACGGCGTCTGCGACCGCATCCGCGGCGACGGCGACGGCCACATGCGCGGCATCGGCTGCTTGCTCACGGGCATCGAACTGTACCCCGGCAACGTGCAGGGCGGGTCGGACACGCCGGCGGGTTGGGCGAAGGGCATCTCCATCGACCAGGAGATCAAGAACTTCCTCCAGAAGGACGCGGCCACCAAGACGCGCTTCGGCTCGCTCGAAATGGGCGTGATGGTCCCCGACCGCGCCGACACCTGGACGCGCTGGAGCTACGCGGGCGCGAACAAGCCGATCACCCCGATCGACGACCCGTACCAGATGTTCAACAAGCTCTACGGCCGCGCGAAGGACAACGAAGCACTCGCCAGCGTCCTCGACGACATCAAAGACGATCTGAAGAAGGTCGGCGACAAGGTGGGCGCGGCGGACAAGCGGCTGCTCGACGAGCACGCCGCGTTCGTGCGCGACATGGAGAAGGAACTGAAGGAGCAAAAGGCCGCGGCGAACGTGGGCCACGCAGTGCCGAAGCTCGAAGCCGGCATGAAGAAAGACAACGACAACATGCCGAAGATCAGCAAGGCGCAGATCGACCTGCTGGTCAACAGTTTCGCGGCCGACTTCGCCCGCGTCGCGTCGTACCAGATCACGAACTCGGTGGGCGGCGCCCGCATGAAGTGGCTGGGCGTGGAGGAGGGGCACCACGAACTGTCGCACGAGCCGGACACGAACGAAAAGGCCCAAGAGAAGCTGGTGAAGATCAATAAGTGGTACTGCGAGCAGGTGGCCTACCTCGCCAAGCGCCTGGCCGAAACGCCGGAACCGGGCGGCACCGGCAGCCTGCTCGACAACACGCTGATCGTCTGGACGAACGAACTGGGCAAGGGCAACTCGCACACGATGGACAACATCCCGTTCGTGATGGTCGGCGGCGGGCTGGATTACAAGATGGGCCGTTCACTGAAGTTCAACAAGGTGGCGCACAACCGCCTCTTGATGTCCCTCGCGCACGGCTTCGGGCACAACATCAAGACGTTCGGCAACCCGAACCACTGCGCCGCGGGGGCGCTCACCGGCCTCGTGTAA
- a CDS encoding TIGR01777 family oxidoreductase: protein MPNETFTLRSPMPVPAEELYSWHARPLAFQRLQPPWEDARIIKQEGTFGKDGFRVTIRTRTVGPLRGTWVADAFDFQPGSRFQDRALEGPFASWHHTHLMVPGDAGTSVLEDTIEYRLPLGIAGRALAGGMVRERLAAMFAYRHFITASDLRRHAKFAHKPRLTIALTGSRGLIGSELVPFLTTGGHKVVRLLTGDATPPYDDGTKWVAWKPDQPLAADTFDGIDAVIHLAGDNVAEGRWTDAKKQKILDSRTGPTRAIAQSIAALPLDRRPKVFVCASAVGFYGNRGEEELTEDSPAGEGFFPQVAKVWENACAPAQDAGVRTAYMRIGVALSPKSGALGKQLLPFKMGVGAVLGDGKQWVPWITVNDVVGAIYHTLMSDEIRGPVNTVGPNPVTNRTFTKTLGRVLSRPAFFWLPGVALRAVFGGVADDALLASMKARPAKLATDGFTFDHPDLEPALRFLLGR, encoded by the coding sequence ATGCCCAACGAGACGTTCACTCTGCGATCGCCGATGCCGGTGCCGGCCGAAGAATTGTATTCGTGGCACGCGCGCCCGCTCGCGTTCCAGCGCCTTCAGCCGCCGTGGGAGGACGCCCGGATCATCAAGCAAGAGGGGACGTTCGGCAAGGACGGCTTCCGCGTTACGATCCGCACCAGAACCGTTGGGCCGCTGCGGGGAACGTGGGTCGCGGACGCATTCGATTTTCAGCCCGGGTCGCGGTTCCAGGACCGCGCGCTCGAAGGGCCATTCGCATCGTGGCACCACACGCACCTGATGGTTCCCGGCGACGCGGGGACTTCCGTTCTGGAAGATACAATCGAGTACCGTCTGCCGCTGGGGATCGCCGGGCGCGCGCTGGCGGGCGGAATGGTGCGAGAGCGGCTCGCGGCGATGTTCGCGTACCGACACTTCATCACCGCGAGCGACCTGCGCCGGCACGCGAAGTTTGCTCACAAGCCGCGCCTCACGATCGCGTTGACCGGGTCGCGCGGGCTGATCGGCTCCGAACTGGTCCCGTTCCTCACGACCGGTGGGCACAAGGTCGTGCGTTTACTCACCGGGGACGCGACCCCGCCCTACGACGACGGCACGAAGTGGGTCGCGTGGAAACCGGATCAACCTCTCGCTGCGGACACCTTTGACGGTATCGACGCGGTGATTCACCTCGCGGGCGATAACGTGGCCGAGGGGCGGTGGACCGACGCCAAGAAGCAGAAGATCCTCGACAGTCGCACCGGACCGACGCGAGCGATCGCTCAGTCCATTGCCGCTCTCCCATTGGACCGGCGGCCGAAGGTGTTCGTGTGCGCGTCCGCGGTGGGCTTTTACGGGAACCGCGGCGAAGAGGAACTGACCGAAGATTCGCCGGCCGGTGAGGGATTCTTTCCTCAAGTGGCGAAGGTGTGGGAGAACGCATGTGCCCCGGCACAAGATGCTGGCGTGCGCACCGCATACATGCGGATCGGGGTCGCCCTTTCCCCCAAGAGTGGGGCACTCGGAAAGCAACTTCTGCCGTTCAAGATGGGTGTAGGGGCCGTGCTCGGCGACGGGAAACAGTGGGTGCCGTGGATCACGGTGAACGACGTGGTCGGCGCGATTTACCACACGCTGATGAGTGACGAGATCCGTGGGCCGGTCAACACGGTGGGGCCGAACCCGGTGACGAACCGCACGTTTACCAAGACGCTCGGGCGCGTGCTGAGCCGCCCCGCGTTCTTTTGGCTCCCGGGAGTTGCACTCCGGGCGGTGTTCGGGGGCGTCGCCGACGACGCGCTACTCGCGAGTATGAAGGCCCGGCCCGCGAAACTCGCCACGGACGGCTTCACGTTCGATCACCCGGACCTGGAGCCCGCGCTGCGGTTCTTGCTCGGGCGATAG
- the hutH gene encoding histidine ammonia-lyase, with translation MSAPRITVRNLHADLAASIGHFARDTSAVERSRSRVEAALADGHPHYGINTGFGVLANKRVPDEQLTALQRNLLLSHAVGVGTPVPPEITRVMLQLKVHALGLGYSGVSLPVFRRLVEFGQANLLPVVPSRGSVGASGDLAPLAHLCLPLIGLGEFWDDDRRGCVPAADVLRARELEPVALAAKDGLALINGTQLMAAYGAWILERCSRLVDLFDLAAAMSLEALQGSIAPFDARIHAIRPHPGHGVVASNVRFLLQASEILESHRNCGKVQDPYCLRCVPQVHGASRDALNYASGVLETEINGVTDNPLVFEAGDIVSGGNFHGQPLALALDFAAIALAEYASISERRIYLLLEGHDGLPKLLMRETGLNSGFMIPQYTAAALVSENKVLCHPASVDSIPTSLGQEDHVSMGSISAVKLLAVLKNVETVLAIELLTAAQALDYRSPLRPGRGVESAHRRIRSVTTHRETDYLFQDDLRRITELLDDRALLDAAGLRESVTAP, from the coding sequence ATGAGCGCGCCGCGAATCACCGTTCGCAATCTCCATGCCGACCTCGCCGCGAGCATCGGGCACTTCGCGCGCGACACGTCCGCGGTCGAACGGAGCCGGAGTCGAGTGGAAGCCGCACTCGCTGATGGTCACCCTCATTACGGCATCAACACCGGCTTCGGCGTACTCGCGAACAAGCGCGTTCCGGACGAACAGCTCACCGCCCTTCAGCGGAATTTACTACTGAGCCACGCGGTCGGCGTGGGTACCCCGGTGCCGCCCGAAATCACCCGCGTCATGCTCCAGTTAAAGGTTCACGCACTCGGTTTGGGTTACTCCGGTGTATCACTTCCGGTGTTCCGTCGGCTCGTCGAATTCGGCCAAGCGAACCTCCTTCCCGTGGTGCCGAGCCGCGGAAGCGTGGGGGCGTCCGGCGATCTCGCACCGCTCGCGCACCTGTGTTTGCCGCTCATTGGTTTGGGCGAGTTCTGGGACGACGACCGGCGCGGGTGCGTACCCGCGGCCGATGTGCTCCGCGCACGCGAACTCGAACCTGTCGCGCTCGCGGCAAAGGACGGACTGGCGCTCATCAACGGCACGCAGCTCATGGCCGCTTACGGCGCGTGGATTCTGGAACGGTGCTCGCGCCTCGTAGATTTGTTCGACCTCGCTGCGGCAATGTCGCTCGAAGCACTCCAGGGGAGCATCGCTCCGTTCGACGCGCGCATCCACGCGATCCGCCCGCACCCGGGGCACGGTGTCGTCGCGTCCAACGTGCGATTCTTGTTGCAAGCGAGCGAGATCCTGGAATCACACCGCAATTGCGGGAAGGTGCAAGACCCCTACTGTCTGCGGTGCGTGCCACAAGTTCACGGCGCGAGTCGCGATGCGCTGAACTACGCGAGTGGCGTTCTAGAAACCGAGATCAACGGCGTGACGGACAACCCGCTGGTGTTCGAGGCCGGCGACATCGTGAGCGGCGGGAACTTCCACGGCCAACCGCTCGCACTGGCGCTCGACTTCGCCGCGATCGCACTCGCGGAATACGCGAGCATCTCCGAGCGCCGGATCTACCTCTTGCTCGAGGGGCACGACGGCTTGCCGAAGTTGCTCATGCGCGAAACGGGCCTCAACTCCGGGTTCATGATCCCGCAATACACGGCCGCGGCGCTGGTGAGTGAGAACAAGGTACTGTGCCACCCGGCGAGCGTCGATTCGATCCCGACGAGTCTCGGTCAGGAAGACCACGTGAGCATGGGAAGCATTTCCGCGGTGAAGTTGCTCGCGGTGCTGAAGAACGTGGAAACGGTACTGGCAATCGAACTACTGACCGCGGCCCAAGCCCTCGACTACCGCTCCCCGTTGCGCCCCGGGCGCGGGGTGGAATCGGCGCACCGGCGCATCCGCTCGGTCACCACTCACCGCGAAACCGACTATCTGTTCCAGGACGACTTGCGCCGCATTACTGAACTGCTCGACGACCGCGCGCTCTTGGACGCGGCTGGTCTGCGAGAGAGTGTTACCGCACCTTGA
- a CDS encoding YebC/PmpR family DNA-binding transcriptional regulator, translating into MAGHSHYKNMVRHKNVVDAKRGKLFSKLSRYIIIAARAGGGDPTMNLKLRYAIDKARSVSMPKDNIERAIKRGTGETEGSSFDEIMYEGYGPGGVAVLVDVLTDNRNRTNGEIKKIFERANANVGVPGSVSYMFERKGFFAVEAAKHADEDALMAIALEAGADDLKREGDVFEITCDPSSFTAVFEALKAANIEVAEAEVKYLPKMQKEIDVETGKKVIKFIDALDDHDDVQNVYTDAMLTEEMAAE; encoded by the coding sequence ATGGCAGGCCACAGCCACTATAAGAACATGGTCCGCCACAAAAACGTGGTGGACGCCAAGCGGGGCAAGCTGTTCAGCAAGCTGAGCCGGTACATCATCATCGCGGCGCGCGCCGGCGGCGGCGACCCGACAATGAACCTGAAACTCCGCTACGCCATCGACAAGGCGCGCTCCGTTTCCATGCCCAAGGACAACATCGAGCGGGCCATCAAGCGCGGGACCGGGGAGACCGAAGGTTCCAGCTTCGACGAGATCATGTACGAGGGCTACGGCCCCGGCGGGGTCGCGGTGCTGGTCGACGTGCTGACCGACAACCGCAACCGCACCAACGGCGAGATCAAAAAGATCTTCGAGCGCGCCAACGCGAACGTCGGCGTCCCCGGTAGCGTCAGCTATATGTTCGAGCGCAAGGGGTTCTTCGCGGTCGAGGCCGCGAAGCACGCGGACGAGGACGCGCTGATGGCCATCGCGCTCGAAGCGGGCGCGGATGACCTCAAGCGCGAGGGGGACGTGTTCGAGATCACCTGCGATCCGTCTAGCTTCACGGCTGTGTTCGAGGCGCTGAAGGCCGCGAACATTGAGGTGGCCGAGGCCGAAGTGAAGTACCTCCCGAAGATGCAAAAAGAGATCGACGTGGAGACCGGCAAAAAGGTCATCAAATTCATCGACGCGCTCGACGATCACGACGACGTGCAGAACGTCTACACCGACGCAATGCTCACCGAAGAAATGGCCGCAGAGTAA